Proteins found in one Xyrauchen texanus isolate HMW12.3.18 chromosome 30, RBS_HiC_50CHRs, whole genome shotgun sequence genomic segment:
- the rhpn1 gene encoding rhophilin-1: protein MMSESGSEEDISALTAESGGSTESIRKGCDPLASTQRSKLQQRRAKLNQQINRELRLRTGAENLYRASTNPKVKETVALELSFVNSNLQLLKEELEELNSNMNVYQTESETVNVPMIPLGLKETKEMDLTVPLQDFIREHYSEDASLYLNEIRVFMELRQAMRTPSRNDAGQELLMEYYNQLYFLDQRFFSPHRSLGIHFHWYDSLTGVPSVQRALAFEKGSVLFNIGALYTQIGARQDRSTLPAIQNAIDAFQRAAGAFLYLQENFSHAPSLDMSTPALSMLVRLMVAQVQECVCEQVLLNMQDNNLNLLLQAAQEAARVSDVYSLVLQAMSVPLLKDYVPFSWISMVQVKTHHFRALAHYYTAVALCDYSGVIDEDDDEGQQIQALIQIHSRRPDKLNLQDPEDRLRLGKAHLRKAIIRHEEALRLHGVCKMLRKMDILQEVLSYAHARSLEKYSDIDHEDDFCEVAEAPEIQSHTHQKPDIKTPDFSVVRVTDIFHRLGPLSVFSARNRWVGRHVCLVRGEAGLGLTLRGDSPVLVAGVSPGGCAAEAGLREGDYIVAVNGEDCRWAEHAEVVHALKSCTEKGQELDVITLQTHEVERKLILSPSADKECPSGSQRKPGRECERGSTSLWNWSWRSGGVNKRLGSTFSLSFSNFRENESMF, encoded by the exons ATGATGTCGGAGTCTGGGTCAGAAGAGGATATAAGTGCACTCACAGCAGAGTCCGGGGGTTCAACAGAATCCATCCGGAAG GGATGTGACCCTCTCGCATCAACCCAACGCAGTAAACTACAGCAGCGTCGCGCTAAACTCAACCAACAGATCAACCGCGAGCTTCGACTGCGGACTGGAGCGGAAAATCTCTACAG GGCCAGCACTAATCCGAAGGTAAAGGAGACTGTGGCGTTAGAACTGAGTTTTGTGAACTCTAATCTTCAGCTTCTGAAAGAAGAACTAGAGGAACTAAACAGCAACATGAACGTCTACCAGACGGAGAG TGAGACTGTAAATGTTCCCATGATTCCACTGGGGTTGAAAGAGACTAAAGAAATGGATCTGACTGTCCCTCTTCAG GACTTCATCAGGGAACATTACAGCGAGGACGCTTCTCTATACCTGAATGAGATCCGGGTATTTATGGAACTGAGACAG GCCATGCGAACTCCCAGTCGGAATGATGCGGGTCAGGAGCTGTTGATGGAATATTACAATCAGCTGTATTTCCTAGATCAACGCTTCTTTTCACCACACAGAAGTCTGGGAATTCATTTTCACTG GTACGACTCACTGACTGGTGTGCCGTCGGTTCAGAGAGCGCTGGCGTTTGAGAAAGGCAGTGTTTTGTTTAACATTGGAGCACTTTATACTCAGATTGGAGCCAGACAAGACCGTTCAACACTGCCTGCCATTCAAAATGCCATTGATGCTTTCCAGAGGGCAGCAG gtgcgTTTCTGTACCTGCAGGAGAATTTCTCTCACGCTCCCAGTCTGGATATGAGCACTCCGGCTCTCAGCATGCTGGTGCGCCTCATGGTAGCTCAG GTTCAGGAGTGTGTTTGTGAGCAAGTCCTTCTTAACATGCAGGACAACAATCTGAATCTGCTTTTACAAGCAGCCCAGGAAGCAGCGagg gtatcaGATGTGTATTCTCTGGTTCTTCAGGCGATGTCAGTCCCTTTATTGAAGGATTATGTTCCGTTCTCCTGGATCTCGATGGTTCAGGTGAAAACGCATCATTTCAGAGCTCTGGCTCATTACTACACCGCTGTGGCACTGTGTGACTACTCAG GTGTGATTGATGAAGACGACGATGAAGGTCAACAGATTCAAGCTCTGATCCAGATTCACTCCAGACGGCCGGACAAACTGAATCTTCAAGATCCAGAGGACAGACTGCGACTCG gTAAAGCGCATCTTCGTAAAGCGATCATAAGGCACGAGGAAGCCTTGCGTCTTCACGGCGTGTGTAAAATGCTTCGTAAGATGGACATCCTGCAGGAAGTTCTGTCGTACGCTCACGCACGCTCACTGGAGAAATACTCCGATATTGATCATGAAGACGATTTCTGTGAGGTCGCAGAAGCTCCAGAGATACAAT CACATACACATCAGAAGCCTGACATTAAAACTCCAGATTTCAGTGTGGTCCGAGTGACTGATATTTTCCACCGACTG GGCCCCCTCTCTGTGTTCTCCGCTCGAAACCGATGGGTGGGGCGTCATGTGTGCTTGGTTCGAGGAGAGGCGGGACTTGGTCTTACACTGCGAGGTGATTCGCCGGTTTTGGTTGCCGGGGTGTCGCCAGGGGGATGTGCCGCG GAGGCGGGGCTCCGTGAGGGTGATTATATCGTAGCTGTGAATGGTGAAGACTGCAGGTGGGCGGAGCATGCCGAAGTCGTTCACGCCCTGAAGAGCTGCACCGAGAAAGGACAAGAGCTGGACGTCATCACTCTACAAACACACGAG GTGGAGAGGAAGTTGATTCTCTCACCCTCCGCTGATAAAGAGTGTCCGTCGGGCAGTCAGAGGAAACCTGGTCGGGAGTGCGAACGCGGATCGACGTCTTTATGGAACTGGAGCTGGAGGAGTGGAGGAGTTAACAAGAGACTCGGCAGCACGTTCAGTCTCTCCTTCAGCAACTTCAGAGAGAATGAATCCATGTTCTGA